The Persephonella sp. IF05-L8 genome contains a region encoding:
- a CDS encoding uracil-DNA glycosylase: MNEQLKKHLKILQELGYEYIYTESEMKNSIKEKIKELEKINKEIQECRKCDLYQSRTQAVLGEGNPEAKLMFIGEAPGGDEDKQGRPFVGRAGKLLTRLIEATGHKREEFYITNICKCRPPNNRTPTPWEMEACFPYLERQLQIINPKVLCLLGATAARAFLGRQVAITKERGSVINWNGKLLYLTYHPAYVLRNPNAEITLFEDIKKAIELAYTD, from the coding sequence ATGAATGAGCAACTAAAAAAACATCTCAAAATCTTGCAGGAACTTGGATACGAATATATATACACGGAGAGTGAAATGAAAAATAGTATTAAAGAAAAAATAAAAGAGCTTGAAAAGATAAATAAGGAAATACAGGAATGTAGAAAATGCGACTTATACCAGAGCAGAACACAGGCAGTTTTAGGTGAAGGAAATCCAGAAGCAAAATTAATGTTTATAGGAGAAGCTCCAGGAGGAGACGAAGATAAGCAGGGAAGGCCTTTTGTTGGGAGAGCAGGAAAACTACTAACAAGGCTAATAGAAGCCACAGGTCATAAAAGGGAAGAATTCTATATAACAAATATCTGTAAATGCAGACCACCAAACAACAGAACCCCTACTCCATGGGAAATGGAAGCTTGTTTTCCATACCTTGAAAGGCAGCTTCAGATTATTAATCCAAAAGTTTTATGTTTACTTGGGGCTACTGCAGCAAGGGCATTTCTTGGAAGGCAAGTCGCAATAACAAAAGAAAGGGGTTCGGTAATAAACTGGAATGGGAAACTCCTCTATCTAACCTATCACCCTGCCTATGTTCTCAGAAATCCCAATGCCGAAATAACATTATTTGAGGATATCAAAAAGGCAATAGAACTTGCCTATACAGATTGA
- the radA gene encoding DNA repair protein RadA gives MAKKKTIYVCNKCGATFPTWSGRCSVCGSWNSLVEEKKSSNKSFRPEKKEYSRPVPITKAKIKEKYERISTGIKTLDEALGGGIVKGQVILISGEPGIGKSTLLLQISSNMADSSKVLYVTGEESAHQVYLRGERIQALKDNLIILSENILENIIDTIETENPDFVIVDSVQTIYSTQLESIAGSVSQVREVSGRLTEIAKQKSIPVVLVGQVTKEGSIAGPKVLEHIVDTVAQFEGERGHAYRVLKIIKNRFGAAGELSVFSMEEKGLKEVADPSSFFLAERPQGKPGSVIFPFTEGSKPVLVEIQALVSKTVYAVPQRKTQGFDINRLSIITAILEKELGIFLKDRDIFVNIVGGIDIKEPAADLPVALAIISSLRNTPVPENLVAFGELGLTGEVRSVYYTEHRIKEAEKFGFTKIVVPANIDMNNKNLIKVKNIQQAVEALK, from the coding sequence TATGTATGTAATAAATGTGGAGCAACATTTCCCACATGGTCAGGAAGATGTTCAGTATGTGGCAGCTGGAACAGCCTTGTTGAAGAAAAAAAGAGTTCCAATAAATCATTTAGACCTGAAAAGAAAGAATATTCCAGGCCAGTCCCTATTACAAAAGCAAAAATTAAGGAAAAATATGAAAGGATTTCAACAGGTATAAAGACCCTTGACGAAGCCCTTGGAGGTGGTATTGTCAAAGGGCAGGTTATTCTTATATCAGGTGAGCCGGGAATAGGAAAATCAACCCTTTTACTCCAGATATCCTCTAATATGGCAGACAGTTCAAAGGTTCTTTACGTTACAGGAGAAGAATCTGCCCATCAGGTCTATCTGAGAGGGGAAAGAATTCAGGCATTAAAGGATAATCTGATTATCCTGTCTGAAAATATCCTTGAAAACATTATAGACACCATAGAAACTGAAAATCCAGATTTTGTTATTGTAGATTCTGTTCAAACAATATACTCCACACAGCTGGAATCTATAGCAGGCTCAGTATCTCAGGTAAGGGAAGTCAGTGGAAGACTTACAGAAATTGCTAAACAAAAAAGCATTCCTGTTGTCTTAGTAGGTCAGGTAACCAAAGAAGGAAGTATAGCAGGTCCTAAAGTCTTAGAGCATATAGTTGATACTGTTGCACAGTTTGAAGGAGAAAGGGGACATGCCTACAGGGTTCTGAAAATCATAAAAAACAGATTTGGAGCTGCAGGAGAGCTATCTGTATTTTCAATGGAAGAAAAAGGTCTGAAGGAAGTTGCAGACCCTTCCTCATTTTTCCTTGCAGAAAGACCTCAGGGTAAACCGGGAAGTGTAATATTTCCATTTACAGAAGGTTCAAAGCCTGTTTTAGTTGAAATTCAGGCACTTGTCTCAAAAACAGTTTATGCTGTTCCCCAGCGAAAAACACAGGGATTTGATATAAATAGACTTTCTATAATAACAGCCATCCTGGAAAAAGAACTGGGGATATTCCTCAAAGACAGGGATATATTTGTAAACATTGTAGGAGGAATAGACATAAAAGAACCAGCTGCAGATTTACCTGTAGCCCTTGCTATAATATCATCCCTAAGGAATACACCTGTTCCTGAAAATCTTGTGGCTTTTGGAGAATTAGGTTTGACCGGAGAGGTAAGGTCTGTTTACTACACAGAGCACAGGATTAAAGAGGCAGAAAAATTTGGTTTCACAAAAATAGTAGTTCCTGCAAATATAGATATGAACAATAAAAATCTGATTAAAGTAAAAAATATACAGCAGGCTGTTGAGGCATTGAAATGA